In one window of Tenacibaculum mesophilum DNA:
- a CDS encoding S1 RNA-binding domain-containing protein, with protein sequence MELKEGDKVDLVIGVQTALGYSVLINEAYEGLLYNNEVFSDVEEGMRTIGYIKKIREDEKIDVSLRPQGFKNVIDSDIDIILKKLEEKGFLLLTDKSSPESIKFHLQMSKKAFKRAIGSLYKSKKIELQEDRIVLK encoded by the coding sequence ATGGAATTAAAAGAAGGTGATAAGGTAGATTTAGTAATTGGTGTTCAAACCGCTTTAGGTTATTCAGTATTAATTAATGAAGCATATGAAGGCTTATTGTATAACAATGAAGTTTTTAGTGATGTAGAAGAAGGAATGCGAACAATAGGTTATATTAAAAAGATACGTGAAGATGAAAAAATTGATGTATCACTACGACCGCAAGGATTTAAAAACGTAATTGATTCAGATATTGATATAATCTTAAAAAAGCTAGAAGAAAAAGGCTTTTTATTGTTAACAGATAAAAGCTCTCCTGAATCAATTAAATTTCACTTGCAGATGAGTAAAAAAGCATTCAAGAGAGCTATTGGCAGCTTGTATAAGAGTAAAAAAATAGAATTACAAGAAGACAGAATAGTGTTAAAATAA
- the menD gene encoding 2-succinyl-5-enolpyruvyl-6-hydroxy-3-cyclohexene-1-carboxylic-acid synthase produces MYPKKELAQLVVSACNQFNIDTVVISPGSRNAPLTVGFSNHPEIKALSVVDERCAAFFAMGIAQQKQKPVAIVCSSGSALLNYYPAIAEAFYSNIPLVVISADRPKHLIDIGDGQTIRQENVFKNHILFSANLIEEESQLKNNISLLIQALQTSITQKGPVHINVPFDEPLYETLEKSDSVIANKVKQSFEKMNVISSAVEKSFDLEKIASIWNSSVKKMILVGSHFPDVELQKILNVYAEDTSVLVLTETTSNIYNSKFINNIDKLISKLTEDGYKELQPEVLLTLGGMVISKRIKQFLRKLQPKHHWHVDELKAMDTYHCLSEFLQVKPVTLLTSLSKEKKNVESSYQHAWLQEKEQRAVKHEEYLKDCEYSDLKSFEVILESIPDNSQVQISNSSIIRYSQLFDVNSTLKVFCNRGTSGIDGSTSTAVGAAYASKNQTIFITGDLSFFYDSNALWNTNIPKNFRIIILNNAGGGIFRYIPGPLTTNATEYFETPHDLTAEHLSKMYGFEYVQIKDLKSLQNSLISFYEESDQPKIMEVFTPKEINDVVLKNYFKNL; encoded by the coding sequence ATGTACCCAAAAAAAGAACTCGCACAATTAGTAGTTTCAGCATGCAATCAATTTAATATTGATACTGTTGTAATTTCTCCAGGCTCTCGTAATGCCCCACTTACTGTAGGGTTTTCAAACCATCCAGAAATAAAAGCATTAAGTGTAGTAGATGAGCGTTGTGCAGCCTTTTTTGCAATGGGAATAGCACAACAAAAGCAAAAACCTGTTGCCATTGTATGTTCGTCAGGTTCTGCTTTGTTGAATTATTATCCTGCGATAGCAGAAGCTTTTTATAGCAATATTCCGCTAGTTGTAATTTCAGCAGACAGACCCAAGCACCTGATTGATATTGGTGATGGACAAACCATTCGTCAAGAGAATGTGTTTAAGAACCATATTTTGTTCTCAGCTAATTTGATTGAAGAAGAAAGTCAGTTAAAAAATAATATCAGTTTATTAATTCAGGCATTACAAACTTCAATCACTCAAAAAGGACCAGTTCATATAAATGTTCCATTTGATGAACCTTTATATGAAACACTTGAAAAATCAGATTCGGTCATTGCGAACAAAGTGAAGCAATCTTTTGAAAAGATGAATGTCATTTCGAGCGCAGTCGAGAAATCTTTTGATTTAGAAAAAATAGCTTCTATTTGGAACTCTTCAGTCAAAAAAATGATTTTAGTAGGAAGTCATTTTCCTGATGTTGAGCTTCAAAAAATATTGAATGTATATGCAGAAGATACTTCTGTTTTAGTGTTAACAGAAACTACCTCAAATATATACAATTCTAAGTTTATCAATAACATAGATAAATTAATCTCTAAGTTAACTGAAGACGGGTATAAAGAGTTGCAACCTGAAGTATTACTAACTTTAGGAGGAATGGTAATTTCTAAAAGAATTAAACAGTTTTTACGAAAATTACAGCCGAAACATCACTGGCATGTTGATGAGTTAAAGGCAATGGATACGTATCACTGTTTGTCAGAATTTTTACAAGTAAAACCTGTAACCTTGTTAACAAGTCTTTCTAAGGAAAAGAAAAATGTTGAAAGTAGTTATCAACATGCATGGTTACAAGAAAAAGAACAAAGAGCTGTAAAACACGAAGAGTATTTGAAAGATTGCGAATATTCAGATTTAAAATCTTTTGAAGTTATTTTAGAAAGTATCCCAGATAATTCGCAAGTACAAATAAGTAACAGTTCAATTATTCGATATTCACAATTGTTTGATGTAAATTCTACGCTAAAAGTATTTTGTAATCGAGGAACAAGCGGGATTGATGGAAGTACAAGTACAGCTGTAGGAGCAGCATATGCCTCAAAAAATCAAACAATATTTATAACAGGAGATTTAAGTTTCTTTTACGACAGCAATGCATTGTGGAACACAAATATTCCGAAGAATTTTAGAATTATTATTTTAAACAATGCAGGAGGTGGTATTTTTAGATATATCCCGGGGCCATTAACAACAAATGCTACGGAGTACTTTGAAACACCGCATGATTTAACTGCAGAGCATTTATCAAAAATGTATGGTTTTGAATATGTTCAAATAAAAGACTTAAAGAGCTTGCAAAATAGTTTGATTTCGTTTTATGAAGAATCGGATCAGCCAAAAATAATGGAGGTTTTTACTCCAAAAGAAATAAATGACGTAGTTTTAAAAAACTATTTTAAAAACTTATAA